One window from the genome of Ovis canadensis isolate MfBH-ARS-UI-01 breed Bighorn chromosome 21, ARS-UI_OviCan_v2, whole genome shotgun sequence encodes:
- the LOC138427233 gene encoding olfactory receptor 10N1-like, which yields MRNHTELSEFILLGIPQTEGLETVLLVIFSFIYPLTLLGNLLILLAIVSSSTLHTPMYFFLGLLSILDMLFPSVTCPKMLVYFSGQNRAISYKGCAVQLFFYHFLGSTEGCLYSVMAYDRFVAICHPLRYKLIMRPGVCVGLVEAAWLVGCLQATILTSFTFELPYCGPNQVDHFFCDIPAILPLACADSSFAQGVASTSVGFLALMLWLNICASYTRIGIAILRIHSAEGRQKAFSTCSAHLTAILCAFGPIIIVYLQPTPNPLLDAMVQLLNNTVSPMLNSLIYSLRNKEVKSSLKRIFHNVVLLFCTKLRVL from the coding sequence ATGAGGAACCACACAGAGCTGAGTGAGTTCATCCTACTGGGAATACCTCAGACAGAGGGACTGGAGACTGTGCTCCTTGTCATCTTCTCGTTCATTTACCCCTTGACCCTGCTGGGAAATTTGCTCATCCTTCTAGCAATTGTCTCCTCCTCGACCCTTCACACTCCCATGTACTTCTTCTTGGGACTCCTCTCGATTTTGGACATGCTGTTCCCCTCTGTCACCTGTCCCAAGATGCTAGTCTATTTTTCTGGCCAGAACCGAGCCATTTCTTATAAGGGATGTGCTGTTCAGCTCTTCTTCTATCATTTTCTGGGTTCTACGGAAGGCTGCCTCTATTCTGTGATGGCTTATGATCGCTTTGTTGCCATCTGTCACCCACTGAGGTATAAGCTCATCATGAGACCTGGAGTCTGTGTTGGTTTGGTCGAGGCAGCCTGGTTGGTAGGTTGTCTTCAGGCCACTATCCTGACATCTTTTACCTTTGAGCTACCCTACTGTGGCCCTAATCAGGTGGACCATTTCTTCTGTGACATTCCTGCTATCTTACCCCTGGCTTGTGCTGACAGCTCCTTTGCCCAGGGTGTAGCTTCCACTAGTGTTGGCTTTCTGGCTTTAATGCTTTGGTTGAATATTTGTGCCTCCTACACACGCATTGGGATTGCCATTTTGAGGATCCATTcagcagagggcaggcagaaaGCTTTCTCTACCTGCAGTGCCCACCTCACTGCCATTCTCTGTGCCTTTGGACCTATAATCATTGTCTATCTGCAGCCCACACCCAACCCCTTGCTAGATGCCATGGTGCAACTATTAAATAATACTGTCTCACCCATGCTGAACTCGTTAATCTATTCCTTAAGGAACAAAGAAGTGAAAAGTTCCCTAAAAAGGATTTTCCACAATGTAGTACTACTGTTCTGCACTAAATTAAGGGTTTtataa